A single genomic interval of Acidovorax sp. 1608163 harbors:
- a CDS encoding bifunctional diguanylate cyclase/phosphodiesterase, producing MWQTLWRSLILRLVGVSLLLLLVVQLAGFAVVRASIERNARGQIARQLDVDENVWRRLLEQNAERLRQGSALLAADYGFRSAVHSGEEETIQSVLENHGERIGAAVTALLGTDMALRAISAPVPAQALVPTLALLAPQLASSPQGSQVAVVEGVPYQFVMVPMRAPVVIGWVLMGFPLGQPLADEMRQLLSVNVALVVQGTQGPAAVHVSTLPAPLHGPVLAMGADGGELASADGLLLARSSPLPSLNGQVHAVLLRSVDAVVAPYRQLQVLLSIITAGGLLLFALGSGVMAQRVISPLRSLMRATQRLSRGEYDTPMEHTGRRDEIGQLSRSFDRMRLDIGAQQREIKHLAYWDRLTGLPNRERFRDAVVQAMAQSPGEVRPLCVLTLDLDRFKHVNDVMGYAFGDRLLQAVAGRLQALVTLPGDMVARLGGNEFAVLLQGAGAAAAHTVAQQILASFEAPLALEEQTVDLSAGIGIACWPADAEDADTLLSRSEIAMYAAKRKLSGAVRYDASIDSSSAQTLSLLTELRHAVEHNELRLYLQPKVPLHGQSGWAAEALVRWQHPQRGLVPPMEFIPFAEQTGFVRQLTLWMFEEVAHFLALLPATAGALRVSVNLSTRDLLDPELSQRLGDILARHGVAASAFCLEITESAIMDDPQRAEAMLNRLSEQGFKLSIDDFGTGYSSLAYLKRLPVDELKIDKSFVMGMEAGEDDAMIVRSTIDLAHNLGLTVVAEGVETAAILERLRALACDEAQGYHISRPVPAQEFLAWQQRQG from the coding sequence ATGTGGCAAACCCTCTGGCGTAGCCTGATCCTGCGCTTGGTCGGGGTTTCCTTGCTGCTGCTGTTGGTGGTGCAGCTGGCAGGCTTTGCTGTGGTGCGGGCCAGCATTGAGCGCAACGCCCGGGGCCAGATTGCGCGGCAGCTGGATGTGGACGAAAACGTGTGGCGGCGCCTGCTGGAGCAGAACGCCGAGCGCTTGCGCCAGGGCTCGGCCCTGTTAGCCGCGGACTACGGGTTTCGCTCGGCCGTGCATTCGGGTGAAGAAGAAACCATCCAGTCGGTGCTGGAGAACCATGGCGAGCGCATTGGCGCTGCTGTGACGGCGCTGCTGGGCACCGATATGGCGCTGCGCGCCATCAGCGCCCCGGTGCCTGCGCAGGCACTGGTGCCCACGCTGGCGCTGCTGGCGCCCCAGCTGGCCAGCAGCCCGCAGGGCAGCCAGGTGGCGGTGGTGGAGGGCGTGCCCTACCAGTTTGTGATGGTGCCCATGCGGGCTCCGGTGGTCATCGGCTGGGTGCTGATGGGGTTCCCCCTGGGGCAGCCCCTGGCCGATGAAATGCGCCAGTTGCTGTCGGTGAATGTGGCTCTGGTGGTGCAAGGCACGCAGGGGCCTGCCGCCGTGCATGTCAGCACGCTGCCCGCGCCGCTGCATGGCCCGGTGCTGGCCATGGGCGCTGACGGGGGGGAACTGGCATCGGCCGACGGCTTGTTGCTGGCGCGCTCCAGTCCACTGCCCAGCCTGAATGGGCAGGTGCATGCGGTGCTGCTGCGCTCGGTCGATGCGGTGGTCGCCCCTTACCGCCAACTGCAAGTGTTGTTGTCCATCATCACCGCCGGAGGGCTGTTGTTGTTTGCCCTGGGCAGCGGCGTGATGGCGCAGCGCGTGATCAGCCCGCTGCGTTCGCTGATGCGGGCCACCCAGCGCCTGTCGCGCGGTGAGTACGACACGCCCATGGAGCACACCGGGCGACGGGATGAAATCGGGCAGTTGTCGCGCTCGTTTGACCGCATGCGGCTGGACATCGGTGCGCAGCAACGCGAGATCAAACACCTGGCGTACTGGGACCGCCTGACGGGCCTGCCCAACCGCGAACGGTTTCGGGACGCTGTGGTGCAGGCCATGGCGCAAAGCCCTGGCGAGGTCCGGCCACTGTGCGTGCTGACCCTGGACTTGGACCGCTTCAAGCATGTGAACGACGTGATGGGCTACGCCTTTGGCGACCGGTTGCTGCAGGCGGTGGCGGGGCGGCTGCAGGCCCTGGTGACCTTGCCTGGCGATATGGTGGCGCGCCTGGGCGGCAACGAGTTTGCCGTGCTGCTGCAAGGGGCGGGCGCTGCCGCGGCCCACACGGTGGCGCAGCAAATTTTGGCGTCGTTTGAGGCGCCTTTGGCGCTGGAAGAGCAAACCGTGGACCTGAGCGCTGGCATTGGCATTGCCTGCTGGCCTGCCGATGCAGAGGACGCCGATACGCTGCTGAGCCGCTCGGAGATTGCCATGTACGCAGCCAAGCGCAAGCTCAGTGGGGCGGTGCGCTACGACGCATCGATTGATTCAAGCAGCGCGCAAACCCTGTCGCTGCTGACCGAGCTGCGCCATGCGGTAGAGCACAACGAACTGCGGCTGTACCTGCAACCCAAGGTGCCCCTGCACGGCCAAAGCGGGTGGGCTGCCGAGGCCCTGGTGCGCTGGCAGCACCCGCAGCGCGGGCTGGTGCCGCCCATGGAGTTCATTCCGTTTGCCGAGCAAACTGGCTTTGTGCGCCAACTGACGCTGTGGATGTTTGAGGAGGTGGCCCACTTTCTGGCGCTGCTGCCGGCCACGGCGGGCGCGTTGCGCGTGTCGGTCAACCTGTCCACGCGCGACTTGCTTGACCCCGAGTTGAGCCAGCGCCTGGGCGACATCCTGGCGCGGCATGGGGTGGCCGCCAGCGCGTTTTGCCTGGAGATCACCGAAAGCGCCATCATGGACGACCCCCAGCGCGCCGAGGCCATGCTCAACCGGCTGTCGGAGCAGGGCTTCAAGCTGTCGATCGACGATTTTGGCACCGGCTACTCGTCACTGGCTTACCTCAAGCGCCTGCCGGTGGATGAGCTCAAAATCGACAAATCCTTTGTGATGGGCATGGAGGCGGGTGAGGACGACGCCATGATCGTGCGCTCCACCATCGACCTGGCACACAACCTGGGCCTCACGGTGGTAGCCGAAGGGGTGGAGACCGCTGCCATTCTGGAGCGTCTGCGCGCCCTGGCCTGCGATGAGGCGCAGGGTTACCACATCAGCCGCCCCGTGCCTGCGCAAGAATTTCTGGCGTGGCAGCAACGGCAGGGGTAA
- a CDS encoding methylamine utilization protein — protein sequence MTQRRTRWTGWLAAGLACSAWSTQAATVQVDVVDDAGRPVAGAVVFLESPAARALVKPLPQAEVAQEKKQFLPGVLVVPVGTQVHFPNRDSVRHHVYSFSPAKKFELKLYAGTPANPVLFDQPGVVSLGCNIHDRMVGWILVVDTPYYAQAPEGGPGEGGAASASSPGRALLQSVPPGNYKLRVWHPRLAPGAAAHEQALVVPSTGNAQAAVKMAGLAP from the coding sequence ATGACGCAACGCCGAACGCGATGGACTGGGTGGCTGGCCGCTGGGCTGGCATGCAGCGCTTGGAGCACGCAGGCGGCGACGGTGCAGGTGGACGTGGTGGACGACGCGGGGCGGCCTGTGGCAGGTGCCGTGGTGTTTCTGGAGTCGCCCGCCGCGCGGGCGCTGGTCAAGCCCTTGCCCCAGGCCGAGGTGGCGCAGGAAAAAAAGCAGTTTTTGCCCGGGGTGCTGGTGGTGCCCGTGGGCACGCAGGTGCACTTCCCCAACCGCGATAGCGTGCGCCACCACGTCTATTCGTTCTCACCCGCCAAGAAGTTTGAACTCAAGCTCTACGCCGGAACCCCCGCCAACCCAGTGTTGTTTGACCAGCCCGGCGTGGTCTCGTTGGGCTGCAACATCCACGACCGCATGGTGGGGTGGATTTTGGTGGTCGACACACCCTACTACGCACAGGCGCCAGAGGGTGGCCCTGGCGAAGGGGGCGCAGCCAGCGCCAGCAGCCCCGGCCGGGCACTGCTGCAAAGCGTGCCGCCCGGCAACTACAAGCTGCGCGTGTGGCACCCCAGGCTGGCGCCGGGGGCTGCGGCCCATGAGCAGGCGCTGGTGGTGCCTTCCACGGGCAATGCGCAGGCGGCCGTGAAGATGGCGGGGTTGGCCCCCTGA
- a CDS encoding DUF4394 domain-containing protein, which produces MPSRSSLQSPRLAWRVSLVAAAALSWGCAQTVADGGALREQVVAVTASHELITFNAGRPDNILQRKPVVGLPAGDKLVGIDFRVARGVLYALSQAGRLYTLDLGSGALTAVGPAPSAIALKGTAFGVDFNPAADRLRVVSNLGQNLRLHPDTGAAVDGDPLQPGVQADPYLRYAWSDVNHARSPDIVAAAYTYNPTNSKITTNYAIDRTLGVLVMQGSREGETPVVSPNLGQLRTVGSLGLGALADASLDISDVNNTALAAVRTASDPKTRLHLVDLNTGKATPLGVVGDGSPLVGMAIEP; this is translated from the coding sequence ATGCCTTCCCGTTCCTCACTCCAGTCCCCGCGTCTGGCTTGGCGCGTTTCGTTGGTGGCGGCTGCTGCGCTCTCTTGGGGGTGCGCCCAAACGGTGGCCGACGGGGGCGCCTTGCGCGAGCAGGTGGTGGCCGTGACGGCCAGCCATGAGCTCATCACCTTCAATGCAGGGCGGCCTGACAACATCCTGCAGCGCAAGCCGGTGGTGGGCTTGCCCGCAGGCGACAAGCTGGTGGGCATCGACTTTCGTGTGGCGCGGGGCGTGCTGTATGCCTTGTCGCAGGCGGGGCGTTTGTACACGCTGGACCTGGGCAGCGGTGCGTTGACGGCTGTGGGCCCGGCGCCCTCGGCCATCGCTCTCAAAGGCACGGCCTTTGGCGTGGATTTCAATCCCGCAGCGGACCGGTTGCGCGTGGTCTCCAACCTCGGGCAAAACCTGCGCCTGCACCCTGACACCGGTGCGGCTGTGGATGGCGACCCCCTGCAGCCTGGCGTGCAGGCCGACCCCTACCTGCGCTATGCCTGGAGCGATGTGAACCACGCCCGCTCACCCGACATCGTTGCGGCGGCCTACACCTACAACCCCACCAACAGCAAGATCACCACCAACTACGCCATCGACCGCACCTTGGGGGTGTTGGTGATGCAAGGCTCACGCGAGGGGGAGACCCCGGTGGTGTCGCCCAACCTGGGCCAGCTGCGCACCGTTGGGTCGCTGGGCCTGGGTGCGCTGGCGGACGCTTCGCTGGACATCTCGGATGTGAACAACACCGCACTGGCCGCAGTGCGCACGGCCAGTGACCCCAAGACCCGCCTGCATCTGGTGGACTTGAACACCGGCAAGGCCACTCCGCTGGGCGTGGTGGGCGATGGCAGCCCGCTGGTGGGCATGGCGATTGAGCCATGA
- a CDS encoding methyl-accepting chemotaxis protein, with product MTPSRFKSLSISTRLGLGFGCLLVLLIAVATVGQLSLNKVHEQMRDITGTGAAKSKLVNGMLESVGSLGIQSRSSAMLNEIDPKQAQVQIQAVRKTLQDYAKQETQLAELITPATATAAETTLLQQVQEASKKARPEIEGAMQSADDGDTVAASLNLMTRAAPAEALWRQRLAELIALQNSLNDETTASAEVTQSRARWSGGLLVAMAMGLGVLIAWRITASITQPIGRAVVVAERIARGDLTSQVEVRINDETGRLLEAIAAMQERLRSLVGEIGQTADSILVASSEVASGNQDLSQRTEQTSHNLQGASHALADLTGTVAQSAESAHQANGLASKASSAATQGGEVVSQVVRTMDAISASSRKISDITGVIDSIAFQTNILALNAAVEAARAGEQGRGFAVVASEVRGLAGRAANAAREIKTLINDSAQQVQEGSTLVNHAGASIAQLVQSVRQVSDIMAEITAATQEQSQRITDVSHSVGSLEEMTQQNAALVEEGAAAAESLKDQAGRLTQVVHTFRLTRDNANDRNWEVPATAAPSPAPAVARPAQRIALPRG from the coding sequence ATGACCCCCTCGCGCTTCAAATCCCTGTCCATCTCCACCCGCCTGGGGCTGGGGTTCGGCTGTCTGCTGGTGCTGTTGATTGCCGTGGCGACGGTGGGCCAACTGTCGCTGAACAAGGTGCACGAGCAGATGCGCGACATCACCGGCACGGGGGCTGCGAAATCCAAGCTGGTCAACGGCATGCTCGAAAGCGTAGGGTCGCTGGGCATCCAAAGCCGCTCCAGCGCCATGCTCAACGAAATCGACCCCAAGCAAGCCCAGGTGCAAATCCAGGCGGTGCGCAAGACGCTGCAGGACTACGCCAAGCAAGAAACCCAGCTGGCCGAGCTCATCACCCCCGCAACAGCCACGGCGGCTGAAACGACCCTGCTGCAGCAAGTGCAAGAGGCCAGCAAAAAAGCGCGCCCTGAAATCGAAGGCGCCATGCAGTCGGCAGACGATGGCGACACCGTGGCCGCCAGCCTGAACCTGATGACGCGCGCGGCCCCCGCCGAAGCCCTGTGGCGCCAGCGCCTGGCCGAGCTGATTGCGCTGCAAAACAGCTTGAACGATGAAACCACGGCCTCTGCCGAAGTCACCCAAAGCCGCGCCCGCTGGAGCGGCGGGCTGCTGGTGGCCATGGCCATGGGCCTGGGCGTGCTGATTGCCTGGCGCATCACCGCCAGCATCACCCAGCCCATTGGCCGCGCCGTGGTGGTGGCCGAGCGCATTGCGCGCGGCGACCTGACCTCGCAGGTGGAGGTGCGCATCAACGACGAAACCGGGCGACTGCTGGAAGCCATTGCGGCCATGCAAGAGCGGCTGCGCAGTCTGGTCGGCGAGATCGGGCAGACGGCCGACTCCATCCTGGTGGCCAGCTCGGAAGTGGCATCGGGCAACCAGGACCTGAGCCAGCGCACCGAGCAAACCTCGCACAACCTGCAAGGCGCATCGCACGCCCTGGCCGACCTGACGGGCACCGTGGCACAAAGTGCGGAATCGGCCCACCAGGCCAACGGACTGGCCTCCAAGGCGTCCAGCGCGGCCACGCAGGGCGGCGAGGTGGTCTCGCAAGTGGTGCGCACCATGGACGCCATCAGCGCCAGCTCGCGCAAGATTTCCGACATCACCGGGGTGATCGATTCGATTGCCTTCCAGACCAACATCCTGGCGCTGAACGCGGCCGTGGAAGCCGCCCGCGCCGGTGAGCAAGGCCGGGGCTTTGCCGTGGTGGCCAGCGAGGTGCGTGGCCTGGCAGGCCGGGCGGCCAATGCTGCGCGCGAGATCAAGACCCTCATCAACGACAGCGCCCAGCAGGTGCAAGAAGGCAGCACCCTGGTCAACCACGCGGGCGCCAGCATCGCGCAGCTGGTGCAGTCCGTCCGCCAGGTGTCGGACATCATGGCCGAGATCACGGCCGCCACCCAGGAGCAAAGCCAGCGCATCACCGACGTCAGCCATTCGGTGGGGTCGCTGGAAGAAATGACCCAGCAAAACGCGGCCCTGGTGGAAGAAGGCGCGGCAGCGGCCGAAAGCCTCAAGGACCAGGCGGGCCGCCTGACGCAGGTGGTGCACACCTTCCGCCTGACGCGGGACAACGCCAACGACCGCAACTGGGAAGTGCCTGCCACAGCAGCCCCCTCCCCCGCCCCCGCTGTTGCGCGGCCCGCGCAACGCATCGCACTGCCTCGGGGCTGA
- a CDS encoding Crp/Fnr family transcriptional regulator yields MNQDLSLHQRRRPPTAAEMANIPWLQRLPSPERERAEAALLVGDAAPGDFVCRVGRPVTYWFGVVEGLLKMSSDNAQGQTMTFTGVPPGGWFGEGTAMKREPYRYNIQALRKSVVAGLPIDTFHWLLDHSIGFNRFVMHQLNERLGQFIAAREIDRLTNPDVRVARSLASLFNPVLYPGVGEVLRITQQELAYLVGLSRQRVNEALTALQAQGAIRVEYGGVRVLDLGALQSSVFAHRSVVAHSTTG; encoded by the coding sequence ATGAACCAGGACCTGTCATTGCACCAGCGCCGCCGCCCGCCCACGGCGGCCGAGATGGCCAATATCCCGTGGCTGCAGAGGCTGCCGTCCCCCGAGCGCGAGCGCGCCGAGGCGGCGCTGTTGGTGGGAGATGCAGCGCCAGGGGATTTTGTGTGCCGCGTGGGGCGGCCGGTGACCTACTGGTTTGGGGTGGTGGAAGGCTTGCTCAAGATGAGCAGCGACAACGCCCAGGGGCAGACGATGACGTTCACCGGCGTGCCGCCGGGCGGCTGGTTTGGCGAGGGCACCGCCATGAAGCGCGAGCCCTACCGCTACAACATCCAGGCGCTGCGCAAAAGCGTGGTGGCGGGGCTGCCGATTGATACCTTTCACTGGCTGCTGGACCATTCCATTGGCTTCAATCGCTTTGTCATGCACCAGCTCAATGAGCGGCTGGGCCAGTTCATCGCAGCGCGCGAGATCGACCGGCTGACCAACCCCGACGTGCGCGTGGCGCGCAGCCTGGCATCGTTGTTCAACCCGGTGCTGTACCCCGGGGTGGGCGAAGTGCTGCGAATCACCCAGCAAGAGTTGGCCTACCTGGTGGGCTTGTCGCGCCAGCGGGTCAATGAGGCGTTGACAGCACTGCAGGCGCAGGGCGCCATTCGGGTGGAGTATGGCGGCGTGCGCGTGCTCGACCTGGGGGCGTTGCAGTCCAGCGTGTTTGCCCACAGGTCCGTCGTGGCGCATTCCACCACCGGTTGA
- a CDS encoding general secretion pathway protein GspB produces the protein MSYILDALRRAEAERGRGAVPGLHTQAVSAPRADSPSPGHWLLWGGAVVAVAGLAAGGTWWAMQRGAPAAVPAVAVPPAAPVAPVAVATAPAVPVAPAPAPAPVPVPVPMSDPSPLLPPAPVTLEPRPVAPKRVAEPVREKPAAAPAPAQARVRETPLPQPAPATRSQPPAPVTPPAAAPAAAPPGATPPNGPVFAQSDLPPSVREQLPALTVTGATYSSNPAHRMAIVNGQVLQEGDQAAPGLKLERIEQSRTVWSFHGYRYAVRLQ, from the coding sequence ATGTCCTACATCCTTGATGCACTGCGGCGCGCAGAAGCCGAGCGAGGCCGGGGCGCTGTGCCCGGTCTCCATACGCAGGCCGTGTCGGCCCCGCGTGCTGACTCCCCCAGCCCGGGCCACTGGCTGCTGTGGGGGGGCGCCGTGGTGGCCGTGGCAGGCCTTGCGGCGGGGGGCACTTGGTGGGCCATGCAGCGCGGCGCGCCAGCGGCTGTCCCTGCCGTGGCGGTTCCTCCTGCGGCCCCCGTGGCCCCGGTGGCCGTGGCCACTGCGCCCGCAGTCCCCGTGGCTCCCGCACCGGCACCGGCACCTGTGCCTGTGCCTGTGCCTATGTCCGACCCCAGCCCACTTCTCCCGCCCGCCCCGGTCACGCTGGAGCCACGCCCCGTGGCACCCAAGCGCGTGGCCGAGCCCGTGCGTGAAAAGCCTGCCGCTGCGCCCGCGCCTGCGCAGGCGCGTGTTCGCGAAACTCCCTTGCCGCAGCCCGCTCCCGCCACCCGCTCGCAACCCCCCGCGCCGGTAACTCCACCTGCTGCCGCGCCTGCAGCAGCCCCGCCTGGGGCCACGCCGCCCAATGGCCCGGTGTTTGCGCAGAGCGACTTGCCGCCTTCGGTGCGGGAGCAGTTGCCCGCGCTGACAGTGACGGGGGCGACCTACTCCAGCAATCCTGCGCACCGCATGGCCATCGTCAACGGGCAGGTGCTGCAGGAGGGTGACCAGGCTGCGCCAGGGCTCAAGCTCGAACGCATCGAGCAAAGCCGCACCGTCTGGTCGTTTCATGGCTATCGCTACGCAGTGCGCTTGCAGTAG
- a CDS encoding ExeA family protein: MYAPFFGLQHPPFSIAPDPRYLFMSERHREALAHLLYGLDAGGGFVLLTGEVGAGKTTVCRCFLEQIPEHCNVAYIFNPKLTVGELLRSICDEFGVPHKPNVPGVETVKDYIDPLNASLLAAHAAGRNTVLIIDEAQNLEADVLEQLRLLTNLETNERKLLQIILIGQPELRTMVARPSLEQLAQRVIARFHLDALSPQETQQYIAHRLAVAGLRGPVPFSRRALRRVHVLSRGIPRRINLLCDRALLGAYAAGQHAVSKAIIERAAREVFGTQPPTRVASGARSPLPRWAVAGMGLVAGAAMVAAAGWALGVRPALKAPGAAQAVGAGVAGPLGTASSAPAKLPQTKAPAPASAAASAPGQSASTAPSTALAASAAPATAATAVLGPASGLQQFLQAQSPGDASAWQALALAWGVALPEGADACATLARDGLRCYRNRRAGLNLIRQIDRPTLLMLSPSSEGDATVPAVLRGLDEDVATLQSGGRTLHVPVADLAQVWRGDMVTLWRAPPGMPDKGEITDGAAGTAWLDARLASKAAGGAGPSARPVTPALRQARIHRFQLAQGVTPDGRAGPLTLMLLNRATGVKEPRLRNGA, from the coding sequence ATGTACGCCCCGTTCTTCGGTCTCCAGCACCCGCCGTTTTCGATTGCCCCTGACCCGCGCTATCTTTTCATGAGCGAGCGGCACAGAGAGGCCCTGGCCCACCTGCTCTATGGGCTGGATGCAGGCGGCGGCTTCGTGTTGCTGACAGGCGAGGTGGGCGCGGGCAAGACCACGGTGTGCCGCTGCTTTCTGGAGCAAATCCCGGAGCACTGCAACGTGGCCTACATCTTCAACCCCAAGCTCACCGTGGGGGAGCTGCTGCGCTCCATCTGCGACGAGTTTGGCGTGCCCCACAAGCCCAATGTGCCGGGGGTGGAAACCGTCAAGGACTACATCGACCCCCTGAATGCCTCGCTGCTGGCGGCGCATGCGGCCGGGCGCAACACGGTGCTCATCATTGACGAGGCGCAGAACCTGGAAGCCGACGTGCTGGAGCAGTTGCGCCTGCTCACCAACCTGGAAACCAACGAGCGCAAGCTGCTGCAGATCATCCTGATTGGCCAGCCAGAGCTGCGCACGATGGTGGCGCGCCCTTCGCTGGAGCAATTGGCGCAGCGCGTGATTGCGCGCTTTCACCTCGACGCACTGAGCCCGCAGGAAACCCAGCAGTACATTGCGCACCGCTTGGCCGTGGCCGGGCTGCGCGGCCCGGTGCCGTTCAGCCGCCGGGCACTGCGGCGCGTGCATGTGCTGTCGCGCGGCATCCCGCGGCGCATCAACCTGCTGTGTGACCGCGCCCTGCTCGGTGCCTATGCGGCCGGGCAGCATGCGGTCAGCAAGGCCATCATCGAGCGGGCCGCGCGCGAGGTGTTTGGCACCCAGCCGCCAACCAGGGTTGCGAGCGGCGCACGCTCGCCCCTGCCACGGTGGGCGGTTGCGGGCATGGGCCTGGTGGCGGGGGCGGCCATGGTGGCTGCGGCTGGCTGGGCGTTGGGTGTTCGCCCAGCGCTGAAGGCGCCAGGCGCTGCGCAGGCTGTGGGGGCTGGCGTTGCCGGGCCGCTGGGCACTGCGTCCAGCGCACCGGCGAAGCTGCCGCAGACCAAGGCCCCAGCGCCTGCAAGCGCTGCCGCGTCAGCACCAGGCCAGTCTGCGTCCACCGCGCCCTCCACGGCGCTTGCCGCGTCCGCTGCGCCCGCCACAGCGGCCACAGCGGTCCTAGGGCCTGCTTCCGGGTTGCAGCAGTTCCTGCAAGCGCAGTCACCTGGCGATGCTTCGGCTTGGCAGGCGCTGGCCTTGGCCTGGGGCGTGGCATTGCCCGAGGGGGCAGATGCGTGCGCCACGCTGGCGCGCGACGGGTTGCGCTGCTACCGCAACCGGCGTGCGGGCCTGAACCTGATCCGGCAGATCGATCGGCCGACGTTGCTCATGTTGTCCCCATCGAGTGAGGGAGACGCGACAGTGCCTGCCGTTCTGCGTGGCCTGGACGAGGATGTGGCCACACTGCAAAGTGGTGGCCGCACGCTGCATGTGCCCGTGGCCGACCTGGCCCAGGTGTGGCGCGGGGACATGGTCACCTTGTGGCGCGCGCCGCCCGGCATGCCTGACAAGGGGGAAATCACGGACGGCGCCGCTGGCACTGCCTGGCTGGACGCGCGCTTGGCATCCAAGGCCGCCGGCGGGGCTGGTCCCAGCGCCCGTCCGGTGACGCCAGCGCTGCGCCAGGCCCGCATCCACCGCTTTCAGCTGGCCCAGGGGGTGACGCCCGACGGCCGGGCCGGGCCTCTGACCCTCATGCTGCTCAACCGCGCCACTGGCGTCAAAGAACCTCGTTTGCGCAACGGCGCCTGA
- a CDS encoding long-chain fatty acid--CoA ligase, translating into MLTTFPQLLLKHAAERPTAPALREKEYGIWQTHSWADLARLVETVAAGLRQAGLQRHEHMVVIGANRPRLYATMLAAQSLGAIPVPLYQDAVAAECIYPLNNAEVRFCLVEDQEQVDKMLEIREQCPQITRIFYDDPRGLRNYNEQGLDSLDALIESGTAFVAQNPGWFQAEVAQARPDDVAAMFFTSGTTGNPKGVVHTHSTLLDRASAGAEFDKLTSNEEVLAYLPPAWIGQNIFSYAQWLACGYVVNCPESASTVTIDLKEVGPTYYFAPPRIFEGLLTSVMIRMEDAGALKRKMFEACMAVAKRVGPAQMDGEPVGTLDRIKYALGNLLVYGPLRNNLGFSRVRVAYTAGEAIGPDLFTFYRSIGINLKQLYGSTETAVFVCLQPDNQARADTVGVPIRGVEIKVADNGEILVKSAGLLKEYYKNPAATAEVLTADGWYHTSDAGFLDAHGHLKIIDRVKDVGRIQGGSNDGAMFAPKYVENKLKFFPHIKEVVALGDKREKVCVMVNIDFDAVGNWAERRNLPYAGYTDLAQKPEVYELIRECIEKVNADLATDALLAGSQVSRFLVLHKELDADDGELTRTNKVRRGFIAEKYGVLVDALYAGRTEQYIETQVKFEDGRTGSVSATLKLSDTKTFAPVKSAA; encoded by the coding sequence ATGTTGACCACGTTCCCGCAACTGCTGCTCAAGCACGCCGCCGAGCGCCCCACAGCACCGGCGCTGCGTGAAAAGGAATACGGCATCTGGCAGACCCACAGCTGGGCAGACCTGGCCCGGCTGGTGGAGACTGTGGCTGCGGGGCTGCGCCAAGCCGGGTTGCAACGCCACGAGCACATGGTGGTGATTGGCGCCAACCGCCCCCGCCTGTACGCCACCATGCTGGCCGCCCAGTCGCTGGGCGCCATCCCCGTACCGCTGTACCAGGACGCCGTGGCGGCCGAATGCATCTACCCACTCAACAACGCCGAGGTGCGGTTTTGCCTGGTGGAAGACCAGGAGCAGGTCGACAAGATGCTGGAGATCCGCGAGCAATGCCCGCAGATCACCCGCATCTTCTATGACGACCCACGGGGCCTTCGCAACTACAACGAGCAAGGCCTGGACTCGCTGGATGCGCTGATCGAATCGGGCACCGCCTTTGTGGCGCAAAACCCAGGCTGGTTCCAGGCCGAAGTGGCGCAGGCCCGCCCCGACGATGTGGCTGCCATGTTCTTCACCTCAGGCACCACCGGCAACCCCAAGGGCGTGGTGCACACCCACAGCACGCTGCTGGACCGCGCCAGCGCGGGCGCCGAGTTCGACAAGCTCACCAGCAACGAGGAAGTGCTGGCCTACCTGCCGCCCGCCTGGATCGGGCAGAACATCTTCAGCTATGCCCAGTGGCTGGCCTGCGGCTACGTGGTCAACTGCCCCGAGTCGGCCAGCACGGTGACCATCGATCTGAAGGAAGTCGGCCCCACGTACTACTTTGCGCCACCGCGCATCTTTGAAGGTCTGCTCACCAGCGTGATGATCCGCATGGAAGACGCAGGCGCCCTCAAGCGCAAGATGTTCGAGGCCTGCATGGCTGTGGCCAAACGCGTGGGCCCAGCCCAGATGGACGGCGAGCCGGTGGGCACACTGGACCGCATCAAATACGCGCTGGGCAACCTGCTGGTGTACGGCCCGCTGCGCAACAACCTGGGCTTCAGCCGCGTGCGCGTGGCCTACACGGCGGGCGAGGCCATTGGCCCCGACCTGTTCACCTTCTACCGCTCCATTGGCATCAACCTCAAGCAGCTGTACGGCTCCACCGAGACCGCCGTCTTTGTCTGTCTGCAGCCCGACAACCAGGCGCGCGCCGACACGGTGGGCGTGCCGATTCGCGGTGTGGAAATCAAGGTGGCCGACAACGGCGAGATCCTGGTCAAGTCGGCCGGGTTACTCAAGGAGTACTACAAGAACCCGGCCGCCACGGCCGAAGTGCTGACGGCCGACGGCTGGTACCACACCAGTGATGCGGGCTTTCTGGACGCCCACGGCCACCTCAAGATCATTGACCGCGTGAAAGACGTGGGCCGCATCCAGGGTGGCTCCAACGACGGTGCCATGTTTGCGCCCAAGTACGTGGAGAACAAGCTCAAGTTCTTCCCGCACATCAAGGAAGTGGTAGCCCTGGGCGACAAGCGCGAGAAGGTCTGCGTGATGGTCAACATCGACTTCGACGCCGTGGGCAACTGGGCCGAGCGCCGCAACCTGCCCTACGCTGGCTACACCGACCTGGCCCAAAAACCCGAGGTGTACGAACTGATCCGCGAGTGCATCGAGAAAGTCAACGCCGACCTGGCCACCGATGCCCTGCTGGCGGGCAGCCAGGTGAGCCGCTTCCTGGTGCTGCACAAGGAGCTGGACGCCGACGACGGCGAACTCACCCGCACCAACAAGGTCCGCCGGGGCTTCATTGCCGAGAAATACGGCGTGCTGGTGGATGCGCTGTACGCAGGCCGCACCGAGCAGTACATCGAGACCCAGGTGAAGTTTGAAGACGGCCGCACAGGCAGCGTGAGCGCCACGCTCAAGCTGTCGGACACCAAGACCTTTGCACCTGTGAAGAGTGCCGCATGA